The Hyphomicrobiales bacterium genome has a window encoding:
- the cysS gene encoding Cysteine--tRNA ligase, which translates to MSPTLRLYNTLTRTKQDFAPIDPGNVRMYVCGPTVYDYAHIGNARPVIVFDVLYRLLRHIYGADHVTYARNLTDVDDKINARAARDFPGLPLNEAIARVTETTTAQFHADVDALGALRPTTEPRATEHIEEMKAIIERLIARGVAYVAEEHVLFHVPAVAHLAKAPKYGTLARRSLDEMLAGARVDVAPYKRDAMDFVLWKPSRDGIDPGWPSPAGIATPGRPGWHIECSAMSMAKLLTPFGGGLACDDPTKNVFDIHGGGIDLVFPHHENEITQSCCAFGGAEGQPLMANIWMHNGFLQVEGEKMSKSLGNFVTINELLATDVFGGRTWPGEVLRLAMLKTHYRQPIDWTVKALEETERTLQDWAEAAQGVTASEPSAELLDALADDLNTARVLAELHALRKSGDLSALLAGLDLLGVGLPEVAAPIAVAPEVERLIAARLDARRAKNFAESDRLRDELAAMGIALKDGKDLATGEPTTSWEVKR; encoded by the coding sequence ATGTCGCCGACCCTGAGGCTCTACAACACGCTGACGCGGACGAAGCAGGACTTCGCGCCGATCGATCCGGGCAATGTCCGCATGTATGTCTGCGGCCCGACGGTCTACGACTACGCCCATATCGGCAATGCCCGCCCGGTCATCGTCTTCGACGTGCTCTACCGGCTGCTGCGGCACATCTATGGGGCGGATCACGTCACCTATGCCCGCAACCTCACCGACGTCGACGACAAGATCAACGCCCGCGCGGCGCGCGACTTTCCCGGCCTGCCGCTGAACGAGGCGATCGCCAGGGTCACTGAGACGACGACGGCCCAGTTCCATGCCGATGTCGATGCGCTCGGCGCCTTGCGCCCCACGACGGAGCCGCGCGCCACCGAGCATATCGAGGAGATGAAAGCGATCATCGAGCGCCTGATCGCGCGCGGCGTCGCCTATGTCGCCGAGGAGCATGTGCTGTTCCATGTCCCGGCCGTCGCGCATCTCGCGAAGGCACCGAAATACGGCACGCTCGCCCGCCGCTCGCTCGACGAGATGCTGGCCGGCGCCCGCGTCGATGTCGCCCCGTACAAGCGCGACGCGATGGATTTCGTGCTCTGGAAGCCGAGCCGCGACGGCATCGATCCCGGCTGGCCGTCGCCGGCCGGCATCGCGACGCCCGGCCGCCCCGGCTGGCATATCGAATGCTCGGCCATGTCGATGGCGAAGCTGCTGACGCCTTTCGGCGGCGGGCTCGCCTGCGACGATCCCACGAAGAACGTCTTCGACATCCATGGTGGCGGCATCGATCTCGTCTTCCCGCACCACGAGAACGAGATCACGCAGTCCTGCTGCGCCTTCGGAGGGGCGGAAGGCCAGCCGCTGATGGCCAATATCTGGATGCATAACGGCTTTCTGCAGGTCGAGGGCGAGAAGATGTCGAAGAGCCTCGGCAACTTCGTCACCATCAACGAGCTGCTGGCGACGGATGTGTTCGGCGGCCGGACCTGGCCGGGCGAGGTGCTGCGCCTTGCCATGCTCAAGACCCACTATCGCCAGCCGATCGACTGGACGGTGAAGGCGTTGGAGGAGACCGAGCGGACGCTGCAGGATTGGGCAGAGGCGGCCCAGGGCGTGACGGCGTCCGAGCCGTCGGCCGAGCTGCTCGATGCGCTCGCGGACGATCTCAACACGGCCCGCGTGCTGGCGGAGCTGCATGCCCTGCGCAAATCGGGCGACCTGTCGGCGCTGCTGGCCGGTCTCGACCTGCTCGGCGTCGGGTTGCCGGAGGTCGCGGCACCCATCGCCGTCGCTCCGGAGGTCGAGCGCCTGATCGCCGCCCGCCTCGACGCCCGCCGCGCGAAGAACTTCGCCGAGTCCGACCGCCTCCGCGACGAGCTCGCCGCGATGGGCATCGCGCTCAAGGACGGCAAGGACCTGGCCACCGGCGAGCCGACGACCAGCTGGGAGGTGAAGCGATGA
- a CDS encoding conserved hypothetical protein (Evidence 4 : Unknown function but conserved in other organisms) — MRRAVAFIGLLGIVAAGISLSIMPTSRSIAAANEPRTFLIPASDGYGVADCISSRAECGKIVANAWCESQGFGKAIAFGVANREDFTGTVTKPSPAQAADAPLSITCGD, encoded by the coding sequence ATGCGCCGCGCCGTGGCTTTCATCGGACTGCTCGGGATCGTCGCCGCCGGCATCTCGCTCTCGATCATGCCGACCAGCCGCTCGATCGCTGCCGCGAACGAGCCGCGCACCTTCCTGATTCCGGCCAGCGACGGCTACGGCGTCGCCGACTGCATCTCGTCCAGGGCGGAATGCGGCAAGATCGTCGCCAATGCCTGGTGCGAGTCCCAGGGCTTCGGCAAGGCCATCGCCTTCGGCGTCGCCAACCGCGAGGATTTCACCGGCACGGTCACCAAGCCGAGCCCGGCGCAGGCGGCGGATGCGCCGCTCAGCATTACCTGCGGCGACTGA
- the creA gene encoding Protein CreA: MLLRRWVLAALALALPGLMLSPAMAQEDLIFRKSTVWKMLTPNDKLAVYGVDDPIIEGVACHYTVPEKGGVSGMFGVAEEVSEVSLACRQIGPIRFKEKAEQGDVVFRERRSMVWKKMQIVRGCDTKRNVLVYLVYSDKLIDGSPQNSTSTVPIMPWGASGEAPKCSEWIR, from the coding sequence ATGCTGCTTCGTCGTTGGGTCCTGGCCGCGCTGGCGCTCGCCTTGCCGGGATTGATGCTGTCGCCGGCCATGGCGCAGGAGGATCTCATCTTCCGCAAGTCGACCGTCTGGAAGATGCTGACGCCGAACGACAAGCTCGCCGTCTACGGCGTCGACGACCCGATCATCGAGGGTGTCGCCTGCCACTACACCGTACCGGAGAAGGGCGGCGTTTCCGGCATGTTCGGGGTGGCCGAGGAGGTCTCCGAGGTGTCGCTGGCCTGCCGTCAGATCGGCCCGATCCGGTTCAAGGAGAAGGCGGAGCAGGGGGACGTCGTCTTCCGCGAGCGGCGCTCGATGGTCTGGAAGAAGATGCAGATCGTGCGCGGTTGCGATACCAAGCGCAACGTGCTGGTCTATCTCGTCTATTCGGACAAGCTGATCGACGGCTCGCCGCAGAACTCGACTTCGACCGTGCCGATCATGCCCTGGGGAGCTTCAGGCGAAGCGCCGAAATGTTCGGAATGGATTCGGTGA
- a CDS encoding Protein N-acetyltransferase, RimJ/RimL family, producing MALPELESARLLLRPRQLADLDAIVRMNADPLVMRHIAAVGDPAMNRDAVAARSFSHIKRGLGYWSVFAKELPDEFTGYVGLIPDGEAAEEVQLSYRFEARHWGQGYAREAATCLLRHGFSTLGLARIGVTTHPLNAASLRLAERLGFSALPTDPNIVIGDPPIAAARLGLTGAMWQRLRPPGA from the coding sequence ATGGCATTGCCCGAACTGGAAAGCGCGAGACTGCTGCTGCGGCCACGCCAGCTCGCCGATCTGGATGCCATCGTCCGGATGAACGCCGATCCGCTGGTGATGCGCCATATCGCGGCTGTCGGCGACCCGGCGATGAACCGCGACGCCGTGGCGGCCCGCAGCTTCAGCCATATCAAGCGCGGTCTCGGCTACTGGTCGGTCTTCGCCAAGGAACTCCCGGATGAATTCACCGGCTATGTCGGCCTCATCCCCGATGGCGAGGCCGCGGAAGAGGTGCAGCTGAGCTATCGCTTCGAGGCGCGCCACTGGGGCCAGGGCTATGCCCGCGAAGCCGCCACCTGCCTGCTGCGGCACGGCTTCAGCACGCTCGGCCTGGCACGGATCGGCGTCACGACGCACCCGCTCAACGCCGCCTCGCTGCGGCTGGCCGAGCGGCTCGGCTTCTCCGCCCTCCCGACCGATCCCAACATCGTCATCGGCGACCCGCCGATAGCGGCCGCCCGCCTCGGATTGACGGGCGCCATGTGGCAGCGGCTCAGGCCGCCAGGGGCTTGA
- a CDS encoding conserved membrane hypothetical protein (Evidence 4 : Unknown function but conserved in other organisms) — MTETVPFYSTAIPLAFFIWGPVLVVVLFWAVGFWSGRQGVPRMLESDWDGYDVADVEKLFSLYGEKVRARYRNRVLPADVACAFTYAIVGALLIVGLASRGQPWWVALLCGGGWFLGGLCDVAENFAVARLLDRYPQVDGGNVAFASTMTRLKLVLFALGVVGALVAAYLVFKPLAA, encoded by the coding sequence ATGACCGAGACCGTGCCGTTCTATTCGACCGCCATCCCGCTGGCCTTCTTCATCTGGGGGCCGGTGCTGGTGGTGGTGCTGTTTTGGGCGGTCGGCTTCTGGTCGGGCCGCCAGGGCGTGCCGCGCATGCTGGAGAGTGACTGGGACGGCTACGACGTCGCCGATGTCGAGAAGCTGTTCTCGCTTTATGGCGAGAAGGTCCGGGCGCGCTATCGCAACCGCGTGCTGCCGGCCGACGTCGCCTGCGCCTTCACCTATGCGATCGTCGGGGCGCTGCTGATTGTTGGCCTTGCCTCGCGCGGCCAGCCCTGGTGGGTCGCGCTGCTTTGCGGCGGCGGCTGGTTCCTCGGCGGGCTCTGCGACGTCGCGGAGAATTTCGCGGTGGCGCGCCTGCTCGACCGCTATCCGCAGGTCGATGGCGGCAATGTCGCCTTCGCCAGCACGATGACGCGGTTGAAGCTGGTCCTCTTCGCGCTGGGCGTCGTCGGCGCGCTCGTGGCGGCCTATCTGGTCTTCAAGCCCCTGGCGGCCTGA
- a CDS encoding Damage-inducible protein DinB has product MAEVAGRRGPLSAHFRKMAHNNAWANWRLLSACLQLDDAAFKATRTSFFPSLHETLNHNLMVDLYYIDALERGGLGRQVFERFRPFEAAALFQAQTVADRRLIAVCEGFSDAALGSTVATDRRSGPIEERIDDLLAHLFQHQIHHRGQAHAMLAGTDVAPPQLDEYFLLYDSQQTRVELRRLDLLPPEELS; this is encoded by the coding sequence ATGGCTGAGGTCGCTGGCCGCCGCGGGCCGTTGAGCGCTCACTTCCGCAAGATGGCGCATAACAACGCCTGGGCGAACTGGCGGCTGCTTTCGGCCTGCCTGCAGCTCGACGATGCCGCCTTCAAGGCGACGCGCACGAGTTTCTTTCCCTCGCTGCACGAGACCCTGAATCACAACCTCATGGTCGATCTCTATTACATCGACGCGCTCGAACGCGGCGGCCTTGGCCGGCAGGTGTTCGAGCGCTTCCGGCCTTTCGAGGCAGCGGCGCTGTTCCAAGCGCAGACCGTGGCCGATCGTCGCCTGATCGCTGTCTGCGAGGGGTTTTCGGACGCCGCTCTCGGCTCCACCGTCGCCACCGACCGCAGGAGTGGCCCGATCGAGGAGCGCATCGACGATCTGCTGGCGCATCTCTTCCAGCATCAGATCCATCATCGCGGCCAGGCCCATGCGATGCTGGCGGGCACCGATGTCGCCCCACCGCAGCTCGACGAATATTTCCTGCTGTACGACTCGCAGCAGACCCGCGTCGAGCTGCGGCGGCTCGATCTGCTGCCGCCGGAGGAGCTGTCCTGA
- a CDS encoding Fumarylacetoacetate hydrolase family protein — MKLASLVHGRDGRLVVVSRDLTRATDAFPVVATLQAALDDWARLAPRLADLAEGLEHGAVPSFRFHEHDCAAPLPRAYQWLDASAYVNHVDLVRKARGAAVPDSFWTDPLMYQGGSDALLGPRQPIRALSEEDGIDLEAEIAVVTGDVPMGASRAEALAGIRLVMLANDVSLRNRIASELAKGFGFVQSKPSSAFSPVAVTPDELGPAWRDGKLHLPLLAQVNGSLFGKPDAGVDMTFDFGTLVAHAAATRPLSAGTIIGSGTVSNRDAGGGPGRPVAEGGLGYACIAEQRMVETIRQGEPRTPFLRFGDTVRIEMKDAAGHSIFGAIEQEILPHV, encoded by the coding sequence ATGAAGCTTGCCTCTCTCGTGCATGGCCGTGACGGCCGTCTCGTCGTCGTCTCGCGGGACCTGACCCGGGCGACCGATGCCTTTCCCGTCGTCGCGACCCTCCAGGCCGCGCTGGACGACTGGGCGCGCCTCGCCCCGCGCCTCGCCGATCTGGCCGAAGGGCTGGAGCATGGCGCCGTGCCGTCGTTCCGCTTCCATGAGCATGATTGCGCCGCGCCGTTGCCGCGCGCCTATCAATGGCTCGATGCTTCCGCCTATGTGAACCATGTCGATCTCGTCAGGAAGGCGAGGGGGGCTGCCGTGCCGGACAGCTTCTGGACCGACCCGCTGATGTATCAGGGCGGCAGCGACGCGCTTCTCGGACCGCGCCAGCCGATCAGGGCGCTGAGCGAGGAGGACGGCATCGATCTCGAGGCCGAAATCGCCGTCGTGACCGGCGACGTGCCGATGGGCGCGAGCCGTGCGGAGGCGCTCGCCGGGATTCGCCTCGTCATGCTCGCAAACGACGTGAGCTTGCGGAATCGGATTGCGAGCGAATTGGCGAAAGGCTTTGGATTCGTTCAGTCGAAGCCGTCCTCGGCCTTCTCGCCGGTCGCCGTCACGCCCGACGAGCTCGGCCCTGCCTGGCGCGATGGCAAGCTGCATCTGCCGCTGCTGGCCCAGGTCAATGGCAGCCTCTTCGGCAAGCCCGATGCCGGCGTCGACATGACCTTCGATTTCGGCACGCTCGTCGCCCATGCCGCCGCGACGCGCCCGCTTTCCGCAGGCACGATCATCGGCTCCGGCACGGTCTCGAATCGCGATGCCGGCGGCGGGCCGGGGCGACCGGTGGCGGAAGGCGGCCTCGGTTACGCCTGCATCGCCGAGCAACGCATGGTCGAGACGATCCGGCAGGGCGAACCCAGGACGCCTTTCCTGCGTTTCGGCGATACGGTCCGCATCGAGATGAAGGATGCCGCCGGCCACTCCATCTTCGGCGCCATCGAGCAGGAGATTCTGCCCCATGTCTGA
- a CDS encoding hypothetical protein (Evidence 5 : Unknown function): MVSASAATPRAVEFPAPKVGFGGPPAVSERLADTDGIGYALLLACVSSKAHRGPSGFG; encoded by the coding sequence TTGGTATCGGCAAGCGCCGCGACGCCGCGGGCGGTCGAATTCCCGGCGCCGAAGGTGGGTTTTGGAGGTCCGCCTGCTGTGTCGGAGCGACTTGCCGATACCGATGGTATCGGCTACGCGCTCCTTCTGGCATGCGTCTCCTCCAAAGCCCATCGAGGCCCCTCCGGGTTTGGTTAG
- the takP gene encoding Alpha-keto acid-binding periplasmic protein TakP, giving the protein MERRSFLKTGALAAAATTVAMPAVAQSQPEVKWRLTSSFPKSLDTIFGTAQQFSKYVSEATDGKFDIQVFSPGEIVPGLQALDAVSSGTVECAHSPTYFYIGKDPTLGLGTGIPFGLNARQQHSWWYFGGGEQIVNGVLDRFNAYSIPCGNSGCQMGGFFRNELKSVDDLRGLKFRIGGMGGAVLAKLGVVPTQIAPGDVYPALERGTIDAAEFVGPYDDEKLGFIRVAKYYYYPGWWEGGAMLHLIIGKDAWNKLPKHYQAIVQNACEAANNWMLAKYDFVNPGGLRRLVAQGAQLRGFPLPVMEAALKAAEEYYAETSAKSPDFKKGYDSMVAFRGENLLWWQVAELSYDSFMNRLKAR; this is encoded by the coding sequence ATGGAACGTCGCAGCTTTTTGAAAACGGGGGCTCTCGCCGCCGCCGCGACGACCGTCGCGATGCCGGCGGTCGCGCAGTCGCAGCCCGAGGTGAAATGGCGCCTGACGTCGAGCTTCCCGAAGTCGCTCGACACCATCTTCGGCACGGCGCAGCAGTTCTCGAAATACGTCTCCGAGGCGACGGACGGAAAGTTCGACATCCAGGTGTTCTCGCCGGGCGAGATCGTACCCGGGCTGCAGGCGCTCGACGCGGTGTCCTCCGGCACGGTCGAATGCGCGCATTCGCCGACCTATTTCTACATCGGCAAGGACCCGACGCTCGGGCTCGGCACCGGCATCCCCTTCGGCCTCAACGCCCGCCAGCAGCATAGCTGGTGGTATTTCGGTGGTGGCGAGCAGATCGTGAACGGCGTGCTCGACCGCTTCAACGCCTATTCGATCCCCTGCGGCAATTCCGGCTGCCAGATGGGCGGCTTCTTCCGCAACGAGCTGAAGAGCGTCGACGACCTCAGGGGTCTGAAGTTCCGCATCGGCGGCATGGGTGGGGCGGTGCTCGCCAAGCTCGGCGTGGTGCCGACCCAGATCGCGCCGGGCGACGTCTATCCGGCACTGGAGCGCGGCACCATCGATGCGGCCGAGTTCGTCGGCCCCTATGACGACGAGAAGCTCGGCTTCATCCGCGTCGCGAAATATTACTACTATCCCGGCTGGTGGGAGGGCGGCGCGATGCTGCACCTGATCATCGGCAAGGACGCCTGGAACAAGCTGCCGAAGCACTACCAGGCGATCGTCCAGAACGCCTGCGAGGCGGCCAACAACTGGATGCTGGCGAAATACGACTTCGTGAACCCCGGCGGGCTGCGCCGGCTGGTGGCGCAGGGTGCACAACTGCGCGGCTTCCCTCTGCCGGTGATGGAGGCGGCGCTCAAGGCGGCCGAGGAGTATTATGCCGAGACCAGCGCCAAGAGCCCGGACTTCAAGAAGGGCTATGATTCGATGGTCGCCTTCCGCGGCGAGAATCTCTTGTGGTGGCAGGTGGCGGAGCTGTCCTACGACTCGTTCATGAACAGGCTGAAGGCGCGCTGA
- a CDS encoding MarR family transcriptional regulator, which translates to MSTKPTNEPDNQALHLERFLPYRLNVVGTLGGRALGRIYGEHFGIGIPEWRVVAQLGEFGKLTSRDIGELAQMHKTKVSRAVSELEKRGLVSRAENRQDRRESFVALTPAGKRIYNQIVPLALGFEARWIEGIAPDELKVFERVLSTLTERGRHLAGNYRDEDGA; encoded by the coding sequence ATGTCGACGAAACCGACGAACGAACCGGACAATCAGGCGCTCCATCTGGAGCGCTTCCTGCCCTATCGCCTCAACGTCGTCGGCACGCTCGGCGGCCGGGCGCTCGGGCGCATCTATGGCGAGCATTTCGGCATCGGCATCCCGGAATGGCGCGTCGTGGCGCAGCTTGGCGAGTTCGGCAAGCTGACCTCGCGCGACATCGGCGAACTCGCCCAGATGCACAAGACCAAGGTCTCCCGCGCCGTCAGCGAACTGGAGAAGCGCGGTCTGGTCTCGCGCGCCGAGAACCGGCAGGACCGGCGCGAATCCTTCGTCGCGCTGACCCCGGCCGGCAAGCGGATCTACAACCAGATCGTGCCGCTCGCGCTCGGCTTCGAGGCCCGCTGGATCGAGGGCATCGCCCCCGACGAACTCAAGGTGTTCGAGCGCGTGCTCTCGACGCTGACCGAGCGCGGCCGCCATCTCGCCGGCAATTATCGCGACGAGGACGGGGCGTAA
- the purC gene encoding putative phosphoribosylaminoimidazole-succinocarboxamide synthase 2 (Evidence 3 : Putative function from multiple computational evidences), which yields MSDYLPLHEAVIPELPNYYRGKVRENYDLPDGRRILISTDRLSAFDRAIASIPLKGQVLTQTARYWFEQTADICPNHVLEYPDPNVVVGKRLEILPVEMVVRGYLAGTTGTSILTLYKQGQRDMYGITLPDGLRDNQELPQAIITPTSKAFDGGHDEPLSERQIVEGGLLTQEQWDIVSAYALALFARGQKLARERGLILADTKYEFGTDAEGRIYLADEIHTPDSSRYWFAESYPARFAAGDKPESFDKDFVRNWVVVRCDPYKEALPPIPPELIDQTSAVYVRAFETITGQPFAYPPKGEDPLPRIRRNLARYF from the coding sequence ATGTCCGATTATCTGCCTCTTCACGAAGCCGTCATCCCGGAGCTGCCGAACTATTATCGCGGCAAGGTCCGCGAGAACTATGACCTGCCCGACGGCCGGCGCATCCTGATCTCGACCGACCGGCTCTCGGCCTTCGACCGGGCGATCGCCTCGATTCCGCTGAAGGGCCAGGTGCTGACCCAGACGGCGCGTTACTGGTTCGAGCAGACCGCCGACATCTGCCCCAACCATGTGCTGGAATATCCGGACCCGAACGTCGTCGTCGGCAAGCGCCTCGAGATCCTGCCGGTCGAGATGGTCGTGCGCGGCTATCTGGCCGGCACGACCGGTACCTCGATCCTGACGCTCTACAAGCAGGGCCAGCGCGACATGTACGGCATCACCCTGCCGGACGGCCTGCGCGACAATCAGGAGCTGCCGCAGGCGATCATCACGCCGACGAGCAAGGCCTTCGACGGCGGGCATGACGAGCCGCTGTCCGAGCGCCAGATCGTCGAGGGCGGCCTGCTCACGCAGGAACAGTGGGATATCGTCTCGGCTTACGCACTGGCGCTGTTCGCGCGCGGCCAGAAGCTCGCCCGCGAACGCGGCCTCATCCTGGCCGATACCAAGTACGAATTCGGCACCGACGCCGAGGGGCGAATCTATCTCGCCGACGAGATTCACACGCCGGATTCGAGCCGCTACTGGTTCGCCGAAAGCTACCCCGCGCGCTTCGCCGCCGGCGACAAGCCCGAATCCTTCGACAAGGACTTCGTGCGCAACTGGGTCGTAGTCCGCTGCGACCCATACAAGGAAGCGTTGCCGCCGATTCCGCCGGAGCTGATCGATCAGACCTCGGCGGTCTATGTCCGCGCCTTCGAGACGATCACGGGACAACCCTTCGCCTACCCGCCGAAGGGCGAGGACCCGCTGCCGCGGATCAGGCGCAATCTGGCGCGGTATTTCTGA
- a CDS encoding conserved exported hypothetical protein (Evidence 4 : Unknown function but conserved in other organisms) yields MDGVTRPAMTLRLSRGFGLALLALAALIGPATAQSPSCDAWRAELESLQGRSGGDARAAQAAQRVAGQLSQLSNQYRAMGCDRAFGIFDSGPPQCGAIRAQLGQLQSQYAQLQRQAQGGGVEQRRAQLAAAINNNCRAQPRGFFETIFGLEPRRGEIDSTVPELDPDQPIEPEKPRLGGPQTVCVRTCDGFFFPLANNTGNADEMCQALCPGVETMAFGMSNGGDIQNAASRSSGQPYSSLPNALKYTRSFDAACTCRGQGESWSAALKNAEYLLDKRKGDVILSEQRAAELSRPKLDPKVEAKRRSNTPPAAAVPASAPEAADEKPMPSENSPTAGTESAGVGPDIVSEKVLDKKDGLKSESRSVTGERRSVRIVAPNLAPNLSPQLVRP; encoded by the coding sequence ATGGATGGCGTGACCCGACCTGCGATGACTTTGCGACTTTCCAGAGGTTTCGGCCTGGCGCTGCTGGCGCTGGCGGCCTTGATCGGGCCCGCCACGGCGCAATCGCCGTCCTGCGACGCCTGGCGCGCCGAACTCGAAAGCCTGCAAGGCCGCAGCGGCGGTGACGCGCGTGCCGCCCAGGCCGCGCAACGCGTCGCCGGGCAGCTCTCCCAACTCAGCAACCAGTATCGCGCCATGGGTTGCGATCGCGCCTTCGGCATTTTCGATTCGGGGCCGCCGCAATGCGGCGCCATCCGCGCCCAGCTCGGCCAGTTGCAATCGCAATACGCCCAGTTGCAACGGCAAGCCCAGGGCGGCGGCGTCGAGCAGCGGCGCGCCCAGCTCGCCGCCGCGATCAACAACAATTGCCGGGCGCAGCCCCGTGGCTTCTTCGAAACGATATTCGGGCTTGAACCGCGCCGTGGCGAAATCGATTCGACGGTCCCGGAGCTCGATCCCGACCAGCCGATCGAGCCGGAGAAGCCCCGCCTCGGCGGCCCGCAGACCGTCTGTGTGCGGACCTGCGACGGCTTCTTCTTCCCGCTCGCCAACAATACCGGCAATGCCGACGAGATGTGCCAAGCGCTCTGCCCCGGCGTCGAGACGATGGCCTTCGGCATGAGCAATGGCGGCGATATCCAGAATGCCGCCTCGCGCTCCTCGGGGCAGCCCTATTCGTCGCTGCCCAACGCGCTGAAATATACCCGCAGCTTCGATGCGGCCTGCACCTGCCGCGGCCAGGGCGAAAGCTGGTCGGCCGCGCTCAAGAATGCCGAATACCTGCTCGACAAGCGCAAGGGCGACGTCATCCTCTCGGAGCAGCGGGCGGCCGAACTGTCGCGCCCGAAGCTCGATCCGAAGGTCGAGGCGAAACGGCGCAGCAACACACCGCCGGCCGCGGCCGTGCCGGCCAGTGCCCCCGAGGCCGCCGACGAAAAGCCGATGCCGTCCGAAAACTCGCCGACCGCAGGCACCGAATCCGCCGGCGTCGGCCCCGACATCGTCAGCGAAAAGGTCCTAGACAAGAAGGACGGGCTGAAGAGCGAGTCGCGCAGCGTCACCGGCGAGCGCCGCTCGGTGCGGATCGTCGCGCCGAATCTCGCACCCAATCTGAGCCCCCAGCTCGTCCGGCCCTGA
- the gltX gene encoding Glutamate--tRNA ligase 2, with translation MTLSAAIRPLVRFAPSPTGYLHIGNARPALFNWLFARRHGGRFLLRYDDTDTTRSKAEYADAIAEDLGWLGIVPDDVIRQSERLAIYDAAAERLRRAGRLYACYETADELDRRRKRQLARGLPPIYDRAALNLTAEHKAALEAEGRKPHWRFLLEPREVAWDDLVRGASHVDCASLSDPVLVREDGSYLYHLPSVVDDVETGITHIVRGEDHVTNTAMHIQMFEALGAGLPTMAHVNLLTTASGEGLSKRLGHLSLRGLRECGVEALAVAALATMVGTSDAVRPVASLDELAGLVELSHVSRAPAKFDEHELAALSARTLHHFPFETVADRLAALGVGGGEAFWLAVRGNLAKLDEARLWWQVVHGPATPVIGDTSFAATASGLLPQEPFDATTWKSWTQAVAAATGAKGKALFMPLRQALTGLDHGPELAALLPLIGREKALKRLAGESA, from the coding sequence ATGACATTGTCTGCTGCAATTCGGCCCCTGGTTCGCTTCGCGCCGTCGCCCACCGGCTACCTTCATATCGGCAACGCCCGGCCGGCGCTGTTCAACTGGCTGTTCGCCCGCCGCCATGGCGGTCGTTTCCTGCTGCGCTACGACGATACCGACACGACCCGCTCGAAGGCGGAATATGCCGATGCGATCGCGGAGGATCTCGGCTGGCTCGGCATCGTGCCCGACGATGTCATCAGGCAGTCGGAGCGCCTGGCGATCTATGACGCGGCGGCCGAGCGGTTGCGGCGGGCAGGGCGCCTCTATGCCTGCTACGAGACCGCGGACGAGCTCGACCGCCGCCGCAAGCGCCAGCTCGCGCGCGGCCTGCCGCCGATCTACGACCGCGCCGCGCTGAACCTCACCGCCGAGCACAAGGCAGCCCTGGAGGCCGAGGGTCGTAAGCCGCATTGGCGCTTCCTGCTGGAGCCGCGCGAGGTCGCCTGGGACGATCTCGTGCGCGGCGCCTCCCATGTCGATTGCGCCTCGCTTTCGGACCCGGTGCTGGTGCGCGAGGACGGTAGCTACCTCTATCACCTGCCGTCCGTCGTCGACGACGTCGAGACCGGAATCACGCACATCGTCCGTGGCGAGGACCATGTGACCAACACGGCGATGCATATCCAGATGTTCGAAGCCCTCGGCGCCGGGCTGCCGACCATGGCGCATGTCAATCTGCTGACCACCGCGAGCGGCGAGGGGCTGTCCAAGCGTCTCGGCCATCTCTCGCTGCGCGGCCTGCGCGAGTGCGGCGTCGAGGCGCTGGCGGTCGCGGCGCTGGCGACGATGGTCGGCACATCCGATGCGGTGCGCCCGGTTGCAAGTCTCGATGAGCTTGCCGGTCTGGTCGAACTCTCCCACGTCTCGCGGGCGCCGGCCAAATTCGATGAACACGAACTGGCGGCGCTGAGCGCCCGGACGCTGCATCACTTCCCGTTCGAGACCGTCGCGGACCGGCTCGCGGCGCTCGGTGTGGGTGGCGGCGAGGCCTTCTGGCTGGCGGTTCGCGGCAACCTTGCGAAGCTCGACGAAGCCCGGCTGTGGTGGCAGGTCGTGCATGGGCCGGCGACACCGGTGATCGGGGACACGTCCTTCGCCGCGACGGCGTCCGGGCTGCTGCCGCAGGAGCCCTTCGACGCCACCACCTGGAAGAGCTGGACGCAGGCCGTGGCAGCGGCGACGGGTGCAAAGGGCAAGGCGCTGTTCATGCCATTGCGGCAGGCGCTGACCGGGCTCGACCATGGCCCCGAGCTGGCGGCGCTCCTGCCGCTGATCGGGCGCGAGAAAGCGTTGAAGCGACTGGCCGGCGAGAGCGCCTGA